In Methanocaldococcus sp. FS406-22, the genomic stretch ACTTAACTCCAAACTTTTCAACGACTTTTGCCTCTTCATCTATTGCTTTATTGTTTTCTCTTGCCTCTTTTAATCCGACCATACCAACCTCTGGGTATTTGTTAAAGTTGTTGTGCTCTTTCAAAGTTTCTTTATCAGCTTTAGCTATCCCCATAACATAACCAACAGAAACCTCCTCAGTTGAGGCGTGAGTAAAGGTTATATTTATCATCTCAACCTTTACATCAAACTCATACTCCAAATCTTTTAAAAAACTTTCAACTAATACATTCCCTCCATGACAATTGACTATCAAAAACTTCTCTATACCAATTTTCTTACCCTCATTTATCAAAAACCTCAAATAGCTATAAACATCCTCTGGTTTGTTGTGAATGCCGTGTTTAACATACTCATATTCAGTTGATGGAATAACAACTCCCAAAAACTTAGCTCCAGTTAAAATAGATGCCTTTAAAGCTATATAGGAGGCTATCTTTATATCAGTGTCTATTGGCAAAACAGCTCCATGGTTTTCTAAGAACGAGCCAAGGGCTATAATTCCTATTTTATGAACTTTTTCGTTCAATATATTGCCAGATGATAATCTAAGTTGCATGTTATCCCAATATATCATTAAATCTCATACATAAAGGTTATATTACACATTTTATATTTAAATATAAATATTCTCTCATCATGTTAGAAATTGGTGGTGATTTATGAACTTAAATAATTTCTATGAATCTACAATCAATGGAGTATTTTTCCAATATTGTTTTGAAGCTGGTTTATTATATAAAAATGCTAAGTGCTATGAAGTTGAGGGAGTAGGCATTTATGATGAGTATTATGATGACTGTAGGAAATATTATAGAGGTCCAAAATCTAAATTAGATGTGAAATACTATTCCAACATACTACAATTCTATAAAGATTTGGATTATCACACTACAACGTTCAAATCTATAAAGGATGTGATAGAAGAGAATTTAGAAGATATATTAAAAGATTTTAAAAAATATTATTCTACTAAAGAAAGCTCATTCACGGAGAAAATCTCAAATGCTAACGAATTAATTTCTAATTTAGAATATACAAATCTGTATATTATTTTATACTCCGCCTTACATACTTCGATGGTATTTATTGAGGCAATTAATAAACATTTCCCAAACAAAAATTTAGAAATATGGTGTGATATTGGGATTAAAGATGATATTGAATACTTAAAACCAGATATTATAATTGTGGATGAAGATGAAACTGAAAATGAAGCTAAAAATTTTTTAGCTGTTGGGGACTTAAAAGCTCCAAAACAACTCTTAAATGCCTTAAATATGGGAGATATATTTAACGAAAATATGAATTTGATAACAGTTAATGAAGGAAAATTTTTGGAAAAACTACATATCCCAGAATACGTTACTCCATCTCATTTTATGCATATTGCCAATACTCAAAATAAACTCTTTAAAATTATGAGATACGCTAAAAAACTCAAAGTTCAAAAAATCTATTGGATTACTCCACTAAAAATATATTACTATGACAATAGTGATAAATTACAATATGAATTGCTCAAATTTCATGAGGAGCTTATTAACAAATTATCAAAAAATGAATATTTTGAACGTAATGAGCGTTTTGGTATTTTAGATTATAAAAAACATCTTAGTAGTGGAGATTACTACATTAAAAAAGAAGACGGGAAATTAATTATTGGAAATGATGTCATTGGGTATATAAAAGAATATAAGGGTTTTAGCAAAATAAAATTAAAACCTTACAAAATTCGTTCTGATGAAGCAACTTTGTTATTATCAAGAGGTTTCCATAGATATAAATTTAGTGAATTGTTAAATAGTGATGATGATATTATAATAAATGCTTCAGGGCAGGGAGTTGGTAAGAACTCTGTTTTAGAGGATTACTTAAAAAGCACTAATGCCAAAATATTATTAATCACTCCGAGAAAAATTATCATCAATGAGATGTTTAATAGACTAAATGGTCTAAGAAGAAATAACGATGAAAAACTCAAAGTTGCAAAGTGTTATAGAAAAGAGAGATTAGAATTTACCACCAAAAACAGAGTTCATGCATATAAAATCTATGATGCAGAGAATAGTAGTGATAAGTTCTTTAAACTTATATCTGAAAATTATGATGCCATATTAACAACTTCACAAACTTTGAGATTTATATTAACAAAAATTAACCAGATAAACACAGAAATTAAATATGTAGATGATTTAAAAAATAAATTAGAGTATAAAAAATTAAAAAATAGATTATTCGATGCCGAGAAAATGTTAGCATATAAAAAATTTTTCCAATATTTTGATTTGATAGTTATAGATGAATATTCTGCCAATCCAGATGATGTCAAATCATCAATTTTAGAGTTAATTGTTGTCTTAAACGAACTAAAAAGAGCATTTCCAGAAGAAAAATTTGCTAAAATTGTTATAACAGATGCAAGCTTAACGGACTTAGAAGGTTTTGTAGATCAACTACAAAGATTTGTAAAGAAATATAGTAATGGGGAAAGAGTATTTTATGATAAGATAACGATGGATGTTAAACCCAACTTATATACCACTATCAAAAGAGAAGATATTACTATCAACGGCAACGAGATTTATGTTGAAGATATTTTAATAAATGATTATTTAAAAAAGGAAGAGGATATTACCACTATTAAAAACAAAATAACACAGAGCACCAAATTACAATATTACCACAATAATTTTGAGATAGATAACTTATCAATTTCAGTGTTTAAAGTGCATTTTAAACTACCTTTAACTTTATATATCCACAATAGTGAAATAGTAGAGGTTAATAGGAAAGAGGATTTATTGGAAAAATTTGCTAAGAAGATTATTGAACACTGTAAAAATACTTTAAAAGATAGGTTTGATGAGGCAATATTAAATGGGGAGGTAGTGTTTTATTGTGATAATATAATGCTATGCGATGTTTTAGAAAGAGAATTAATTAAAGAGTATGGTAATAGGGATTTGTTTGTTGTATTGCACTCTCAAACTGATGCTGAAAGAATTACAAAAAAATTAAAAGATAAAGATATGAAAATAAATATTATTGGAACGTCATCTTTAGCTTATGGAGTCTCATTAGAAAAGCATAAATTTTTGTTTATAATCCCACCATATCCAGAATCGGGATGGGAATCCACATTTTATAAAGATGTTAGACACATTGAAAAGATAAGACAGGTTATAAATAGACTGAGAGGGTCTAAAATAAAAAGTGTCTATATTAACGCATTGGATTTTATATTTTGTGATGAAAATGAAGATAAGAATATAAAAGTTAGATATAGGTACTATGACATTAAATCAACGTTTAAAAATATTATATTAAATGATAATGTTGTTATAAAACCGCAATGTGTGTATTTACCTTTACAAACATGGAACAGATTGTTATTCAATAATTATGATAAAAAATCAGAATATAAGTTGCTAAGCTCATACATTTTTGCAGTTGAGTTTTTTGCACAAATTAGAAGTGCATTATTACAGTGTGGTTTCAAAGTTAATGATTTCGTAAATGTAAATGTGAAGGATTTGTCAATACTATCTAATTTATATTTAGTAACTTCACCAATGCTTACTCCATTTCAGATAAAGAATATAAAATTGTTTGTTGGTTATGATGCAGTCGGAGGAATAGTTCATTTAAAAAGGTTAGTCGATTATTGTTTATACATATTAAATGAATGTTGTGAAAATCCAGATTTAACAATGCCTAAGGGAATATCACTATTAGCTTACGTAATTCTGAAAGAACTAAATGTTAAAGAATGTAAAGATGGAGATATTAAAGTAAATTTAGATGGGAAAATTAGATTATATAAAAAAGCTGAAATTCATAAAATCATTGATGAAAAGTTTAAGAGCAGTAAGTTGAATGAGAAAGATTTTGTTAATGACATTTTATCTAAAGTATATAGGGAAGTTTTGAAAAATTGTAATATTATAATGACATTATATCTATTTAATGCATTATTCGATGATAAAGAGTTAGTTTCTGAATTATACCCATTTATGCATGCTTTAATACCACCATTATTGAATGTGGATGTTGGAAATTGTATAAACAAATGCATTGTTAAACTAACTATTGAGGATAAAGATTTTGATGAACGTAAAAAAAGTATTGGTATTTTGACAACACATCCATTACTATCGAGAAAAGACGATAAATTGGTAATGAAATTGATAAGAGAGATTTGTTATACACATTGTATTTGTGAAAATCAACTTCCAATACCGAGATTAAATAAGTTAGTTGAGTCTGGCTAATTGCTTATTTATTATTTATTAGCTTACCCCCACACAATAAACAAATTGCTTTTATTCTTTTTTCAACAGCATCTGGATTTATTATTCTTTTTAATCCAACTACTGATGGAAAGTCATCGTCTTCTGAAAAGACATAAGTCATCTTTAAAATATTTTCTACAACATCGTTTAGAGTGCATTTCCAACGTGCAATTTGAGTGTAGATTCTATGTTTATTTTTAGCCCTAAGCACCCCTGCAATAAACATGCTGTTTAATCCTTCAACAACACAAAAATGTTTTTTATCGTCAGTCTTTTCATCACAACTGTAAATACTTTTTTCTAAAACTATATAAACATTTTTGTCTTCTAATAATTTTTTACCAAAATATTCTTTTATAATTGTATTAATGTTTTTAATCATTTCTTCTGCTTCTTCAATACCTTTAACTCTATAAACCTCTAATAATACATTTTTGTGGGGTTCAACCCATTTTTTTAATTTTTTCTTTGCATATTTGGATAGTTTTAATTTATCTCCATCTTCTTCCAATGGTGTTGGTATTATGATGTAGTTTAATTCACCATTTAACAAACTTTTAATTTCAAAATAAGCTATTTTTTCTGATTTTCCTTCAAACTCAAATTCCCTATTGTATTGTGTAATATAACATAAATCAACATTTTTGCATATATTATTAATTGCGAATTCATAAGGATATAAGGATGAGTATAAGTTTCTTTCCTTTGGCAAATATGATTTTTTGAATACTCCACAAATATTTGGAATATCATTAATTTTGTTATTTGCCATTGTAAGAACAGTAGGTATTGATATAAGATACTTTTCTCTTTTTTTAACATCTTCCCCAACTTCAATATACACAAACGGATATGCTATATCCCCATCTTCATAGAGTTTAAACACATCCAATTTGTAGTATTTTCCATTAAAAGATTCAAATATATAGTCTAACTTTTTACATGCTTCATCTAAATTATCAAAACATTCATTGGCATAATTTAAAAACTCATTAAATTTACTATTTGACTTATACCCCAATATTCCTCTATCATAATTTTCTAAAAATTGTATTTGAACTCTTTCACTACCTAAAATCTCCTTCATTTGATAGTATAAATCGTGTATTGTGGTTTTATCGTTAGATTTCTTTGGTGGCAAATTAACAACAATGTAATAATGCTCATCGTTCTTCTTTATGCAATTGTAAATATCCAATGCCAAATATAGTGCGGCTATTGCAGTCCTCACTTCATCTATTTCTTTATTATCATTTATATGACATACTCTCCGCCCTAAAGGGCGGAGTTTCTTTAGGAGAGCAGAGGGTTTAAAACCCTCACCCTCCATGGGTTGCCAAGCCCACTATCCCTACCCCTTTCGGGGTTCGGGACTACCTTTTCCCAACTTAACGTCCCCAGCGGTGGGATTTTCGAGACTGAAGTTTCTGCTTCAGGTAGCGAAATCTTTGATTTCGCCTGAATCCCACCCATAATAACGTGGACTGGGGACAATCGTTAGATTCTAACTTCGAATATATAAAAATTACGCTTGTCCCACCCACCTCCCCTAATTCATCACCGCCCTAAAGGGCGGTGCTTTCTTAGCGACAATTAATGGTAAGATTTATAACCATTTTCGTATAATTTGGATATATCAATATAATATACATTAACTTCATCATAAAGTAGCTTACTACCAACCAATAATTCAAGTGCAAAATAATTAATGTGTTTTTCATTAATAACTGAGTTATTAAACCTTATATCGGCATTTATGAAAATAAAGTGTGCCTTTTTAAATTTATCTAAGGTTTTATCAATATAAAACCTACCTTTAGATTTTCGTCTATTGCTATCAAACATATATGGTGTATAATATTCACCCAATTGCTTCACAGCTTCAATAAATACTTTCTTACGGAGTGTCATTATTTCTTTTTGTAAATTCTTATTAACATTTTTATCAGATTTTCCTCCGTCCTCATTAGAGTTTATGCTCTCAATAACTTTAATGTATGCTTCTGCATAGTCGTCCAATACGGTTTTAATATCTTCATCACATAAATCTGTGTATGTAAAATCTTTGATAAGATTAGCAATATACATTTTAATCTCATCATCTCCATGAACATACATTTTTAATAGATAGTATAAAGGACCATATCCAAAACCTCCCCCATACAACCCAACGGACAATTTTATAGCATTTTCATTTTTATTT encodes the following:
- a CDS encoding DEAD/DEAH box helicase family protein, whose amino-acid sequence is MNLNNFYESTINGVFFQYCFEAGLLYKNAKCYEVEGVGIYDEYYDDCRKYYRGPKSKLDVKYYSNILQFYKDLDYHTTTFKSIKDVIEENLEDILKDFKKYYSTKESSFTEKISNANELISNLEYTNLYIILYSALHTSMVFIEAINKHFPNKNLEIWCDIGIKDDIEYLKPDIIIVDEDETENEAKNFLAVGDLKAPKQLLNALNMGDIFNENMNLITVNEGKFLEKLHIPEYVTPSHFMHIANTQNKLFKIMRYAKKLKVQKIYWITPLKIYYYDNSDKLQYELLKFHEELINKLSKNEYFERNERFGILDYKKHLSSGDYYIKKEDGKLIIGNDVIGYIKEYKGFSKIKLKPYKIRSDEATLLLSRGFHRYKFSELLNSDDDIIINASGQGVGKNSVLEDYLKSTNAKILLITPRKIIINEMFNRLNGLRRNNDEKLKVAKCYRKERLEFTTKNRVHAYKIYDAENSSDKFFKLISENYDAILTTSQTLRFILTKINQINTEIKYVDDLKNKLEYKKLKNRLFDAEKMLAYKKFFQYFDLIVIDEYSANPDDVKSSILELIVVLNELKRAFPEEKFAKIVITDASLTDLEGFVDQLQRFVKKYSNGERVFYDKITMDVKPNLYTTIKREDITINGNEIYVEDILINDYLKKEEDITTIKNKITQSTKLQYYHNNFEIDNLSISVFKVHFKLPLTLYIHNSEIVEVNRKEDLLEKFAKKIIEHCKNTLKDRFDEAILNGEVVFYCDNIMLCDVLERELIKEYGNRDLFVVLHSQTDAERITKKLKDKDMKINIIGTSSLAYGVSLEKHKFLFIIPPYPESGWESTFYKDVRHIEKIRQVINRLRGSKIKSVYINALDFIFCDENEDKNIKVRYRYYDIKSTFKNIILNDNVVIKPQCVYLPLQTWNRLLFNNYDKKSEYKLLSSYIFAVEFFAQIRSALLQCGFKVNDFVNVNVKDLSILSNLYLVTSPMLTPFQIKNIKLFVGYDAVGGIVHLKRLVDYCLYILNECCENPDLTMPKGISLLAYVILKELNVKECKDGDIKVNLDGKIRLYKKAEIHKIIDEKFKSSKLNEKDFVNDILSKVYREVLKNCNIIMTLYLFNALFDDKELVSELYPFMHALIPPLLNVDVGNCINKCIVKLTIEDKDFDERKKSIGILTTHPLLSRKDDKLVMKLIREICYTHCICENQLPIPRLNKLVESG
- the arfB gene encoding 2-amino-5-formylamino-6-ribosylaminopyrimidin-4(3H)-one 5'-monophosphate deformylase, which encodes MQLRLSSGNILNEKVHKIGIIALGSFLENHGAVLPIDTDIKIASYIALKASILTGAKFLGVVIPSTEYEYVKHGIHNKPEDVYSYLRFLINEGKKIGIEKFLIVNCHGGNVLVESFLKDLEYEFDVKVEMINITFTHASTEEVSVGYVMGIAKADKETLKEHNNFNKYPEVGMVGLKEARENNKAIDEEAKVVEKFGVKLDKELGEKILKESIDKVIEKIKEMIR